Genomic DNA from Dehalogenimonas lykanthroporepellens BL-DC-9:
GCCAACGTCAGCATAATCTCCGGAAGCGCCGAAGCCACCGGGCTGGAAAAAGAAAGCATCGACCTGATTACCGCCGGGCAAGCCTTCCACTACTTCGACATCGACCAGGCCAAAAAGGAATTCCGGCGCATCCTGAAACCCGGCGGTATGGTAGCCCTGTCGTGGCATATCCGGGAAACCGCATATCCTTTCGGCGCCGAATACGAGGCGTTGTTGAAGCGAAGGTGTCCGGGATATACCGGCAACTCCGGCGCGACATGGTCGGCGGACGCTTTTTTCCAAAAAGGCTTCGAACACAGGGTCTTCGACAACTACCGACATATTGACCTGGAAACGCTCATCGGATACTCTTTAGCCATGCCTTTCTCCCCGGTCAGGGGTGAACCCGGATTCCGGGACTTCATCGATGACCTGACTGAATTGTATCGGCGATATTCCGCCGGCGACGGGCTGGAACTGAGAAGCCGGCTAGACAGCTACCTGGGGGAAATATGAAGAGCGAGACGGCGACATGACCGGAAATTACAAGACGGTGGAATGGCTGGGAGACCGCCTGCTCATCATTGACCAGACCCGCCTGCCCCAGCATGAAACCTACCTGGAACTGGCCGACCATCACCAGGTAGCCGAGGCTATCCGCCAGCTCCGGGTGCGGGGCGCCCCGGCCATCGGTGTGGCCGCCGCTTACGGCATGGTGCTGGGCAGTCAGCGGATAGCATCCCACGACCGGGATGAGTTTCTGCGGCAGTTCCGCTCCGTGACCGCCGAAATAGCTTCCACCAGGCCGACCGCCCGCAACCTGTTCATGGCGGTGGAACGGCTGAACACGGTAGCCGATACAGCCGGAGACGACCTTTCGGCCCGTGAAGCCATTACCGCCGAAGCGGTCAGAATCCACCAGGACGAAATAGAGGCGACCCGGCGTATCGCCGAAGCCGGCGCGGAACTGATAAATGACGGCGACACCATCATGACCCACTGCAATACCGGACCGCTGGCTACCACCGGTCACGGCACGGCGCTGGGAGCCATCATAGAAGCCCATCGGCAGGGCAAACGGATACAGGTGCTGGCGACCGAGACCCGACCGCTGTGCCAGGGAGCTAGGCTGACGGCCTGGGAACTGAAGAAATCACATATGCCCTTCCGCCTGATTACCGATTCCATGGCCGGCTATTTTCTGAAGGAAGCCCGGGTGAATATGGTTATTACCGGCGCCGACCGCATCGCCCGCAACGGCGATACCGCCAACAAGATAGGCACCTACACGCTGGCGGTGCTGGCCAGGGAAAACGGCGTTCCCTTTTATGTGGCCGCGCCTTCCAGCACCTTCGACCCTGACCTGCCGACCGGGGACGATATCGTCATCGAAGAGCGCTCCCCGGAGGAGGTGACGCATCAGGGCGGCCGCCGGGTAGCGCCCGAAGGCATCGAAGTGTGCAACCCGGCTTTCGACGTGACCCCGGGACGGTACATCACCGGGTTCATTACCGAAAACGGCGTCAACAAGCCTTAAAATAAAAAGGAGTAAAGCATTGAAACCGATACAACTGGCCGTTATCGGCGGCACCGGACTGTATGACATCGAAGGCATGTCCGACATAGAGCAAATTGATGTAGAAACGCCTTACGGCAAGCCGAGCGACACCATCACCGCCGGCACCCTGAACGGCGTGGGCATTGCTTTCCTGCCGCGTCACGGACGCGGCCACCGCATCCAGCCGACCGACATACCGGTACGGGCCAATATCTGGGCGCTGAAGAGTCTGGGCGTAGAAAGGGTGATTGCCATCAACTCGGTGGGCAGTTTCAAGAAGAAAGTAGCGCCGGGACACCTGCTGATACCGGATCAG
This window encodes:
- a CDS encoding Methyltransferase type 11 (PFAM: Methyltransferase type 11~KEGG: btl:BALH_1137 methyltransferase), coding for MYIFGSKCLNQAWQAEAESLCYNVLDSENVLNDYPFPPDRIRVYVSYLPSYPVTYIEYLARSAELNCNSIVADIGAGAGILSKLLGPHAKQIMAIEPDAKMRQTAEQHLRDAANVSIISGSAEATGLEKESIDLITAGQAFHYFDIDQAKKEFRRILKPGGMVALSWHIRETAYPFGAEYEALLKRRCPGYTGNSGATWSADAFFQKGFEHRVFDNYRHIDLETLIGYSLAMPFSPVRGEPGFRDFIDDLTELYRRYSAGDGLELRSRLDSYLGEI
- a CDS encoding translation initiation factor, aIF-2BI family (TIGRFAM: translation initiation factor, aIF-2BI family; eIF-2B alpha/beta/delta-related uncharacterized protein~KEGG: deb:DehaBAV1_0494 translation initiation factor 2B subunit I~PFAM: initiation factor 2B related), which codes for MTGNYKTVEWLGDRLLIIDQTRLPQHETYLELADHHQVAEAIRQLRVRGAPAIGVAAAYGMVLGSQRIASHDRDEFLRQFRSVTAEIASTRPTARNLFMAVERLNTVADTAGDDLSAREAITAEAVRIHQDEIEATRRIAEAGAELINDGDTIMTHCNTGPLATTGHGTALGAIIEAHRQGKRIQVLATETRPLCQGARLTAWELKKSHMPFRLITDSMAGYFLKEARVNMVITGADRIARNGDTANKIGTYTLAVLARENGVPFYVAAPSSTFDPDLPTGDDIVIEERSPEEVTHQGGRRVAPEGIEVCNPAFDVTPGRYITGFITENGVNKP